TCGATGAACGCCGCCTGGGCGTCGAGCAGCCCCACCTGGTGGAACGAGCGCCCCAGGTGCCAGTCGGAGGTGTGGATCAGGCGCACGACAGCGAGGTTAGGAGAGGGCGCCGACAGGGCCGCTGATTTCGCCGGGCGTGCCCCGGATCCGCCCGAGAGAATGAGCACACCGCGACCGCAGCGCAACCGGTGGCCGCGGTGCCACCGGTGTGGTTGGGTCGATGCAGCGAAGGCACGTCCGTCAGCGAAGGCACGTCGTCACGTCAGGGAGGTTCCCCTTGGGCGAAGAGGTCACCGCGCAGAGCTACACGCGCGAGCAGCGTCAGCGCTACCGCGAGAAGGTGCGCCAGAACCTGGACGTCTTCGAGCGGATGCTGTCCCACAGCCACTTCGAGTTCGACCGGCCGATGACCGGCCTGGAGATCGAGCTCAACCTCGTCGACGAGCACTTCCAGCCGAGGTTCGCCAACGCCGAGGTGCTCGAGGCCATCGCCGACCCCAACTACCAGACCGAGCTCGCGCGCTACAACATCGAGCTCAACGTGCGGCCCCGGCCGCTGCCCGGCGACGAGGCCCTGCACCTCGAGGAGGAGCTGCGGGGGTCGCTGAACCGCGCGGACGAGGCGGCCGCCCGGCACGATGCGCACATCGTGGCGGTCGGCATCCTGCCGACGATCATGCCGGAGCACTTCCAGGGCGAGTGGATCAGTGCCAACAACCGCTACACCGCGCTCAACGACTCGATCTTCGTCGCCCGCGGCGAGGACATCTACCTCGACATCGAGGGGCCGACGGGGGAACGAGTCGCGACCTACTGCGACACCATCGCGCCGGAGTCGGCCTGCACCAGCGTGCAGCTGCACCTGCAGGTGGCGCCGGGTGACTTCGCGGCCCACTGGAACGCCGCCCAGGCCCTCGTCGCCCCGCAGATCGCGCTGGCCGCCAACTCGCCGTTCTTCTTCGGGCAGCGGCTGCACGCCGAGACCCGCATCGAGCTGTTCAGCCAGGCGACCGACACCAGGAGCGTGGAGCTGAAGAACCAGGGTGTGCGGCCACGCGTCTTCTTCGGCGAGCGCTGGATCACCTCGATCTTCGACTTGTTCGAGGAGAACGTGCGCTACTTCCCGGCCCTGCTGGCCGAGGTCTCGGACGAGGACCCGGTGGCCAAGCTCGAGGCGGGCGAGGCGCCCTCGCTGGCGGAGCTGAGGCTGCACAACGGCACGGTCTACCGGTGGAACCGCCCCATCTACGACATCGTCCACGAGCGCCCCCACCTGCGCGTCGAGAACCGTGTGCTGCCGGCCGGCCCGACCATCGTCGACGTCATGGCCAACGCCGCCTTCTACTACGGCGTCATCCGCAAGCTCGCCGCCGACGACCGCCCGGTGTGGACCAAGATGAGCTTCGGGGTCGCGGAGCAGAACTTCCACAACGCGGCCCGCGACGGCATCGAGGCCACGCTCTACTGGCCGGGCTACGGCCAGGTCAGCGTCGACGAGCTCGTGCTGCGCCACCTGCTGCCGCTGGCCCACGAGGGTCTGAAGGAGTGGGGGGTGTCGGACCAGGTGCGCGAGCGCTACCTCACGGTCATCGAGGGCCGGTGCAAGACCGGCAGCAACGGCGCCACCTGGCAGACGCAGGCCGTCGAGCGCCTTCAGGCGCAGGGGCTCGACCGACAGGCCGCTCTGGGCCGCATGCTCGAGCTCTACCACGGCCACATGCACAGCAACGAGCCCGTGCACACCTGGCCGCTGCCCTGACGGGCAGGGCGCGTATGCCGGGGGCCTCAGGCGGGCCGGTTCCACATGCGCACGGCGGGCAGCCCGCGCTCGAACTCCAG
This genomic interval from Knoellia sp. p5-6-4 contains the following:
- a CDS encoding glutamate-cysteine ligase family protein — protein: MGEEVTAQSYTREQRQRYREKVRQNLDVFERMLSHSHFEFDRPMTGLEIELNLVDEHFQPRFANAEVLEAIADPNYQTELARYNIELNVRPRPLPGDEALHLEEELRGSLNRADEAAARHDAHIVAVGILPTIMPEHFQGEWISANNRYTALNDSIFVARGEDIYLDIEGPTGERVATYCDTIAPESACTSVQLHLQVAPGDFAAHWNAAQALVAPQIALAANSPFFFGQRLHAETRIELFSQATDTRSVELKNQGVRPRVFFGERWITSIFDLFEENVRYFPALLAEVSDEDPVAKLEAGEAPSLAELRLHNGTVYRWNRPIYDIVHERPHLRVENRVLPAGPTIVDVMANAAFYYGVIRKLAADDRPVWTKMSFGVAEQNFHNAARDGIEATLYWPGYGQVSVDELVLRHLLPLAHEGLKEWGVSDQVRERYLTVIEGRCKTGSNGATWQTQAVERLQAQGLDRQAALGRMLELYHGHMHSNEPVHTWPLP